A section of the Oryza sativa Japonica Group chromosome 1, ASM3414082v1 genome encodes:
- the LOC111946217 gene encoding uncharacterized protein LOC111946217, giving the protein MTGVGSAVRRLYLSVYNWAVFFGWAQVLYYAVTTLLESGHEAVYAAVERPLQFAQTAAFLEILHGLVGLVRSPVSATLPQIGSRLFLTWGILWSFPETHSHILVTSLVISWSITEIIRYSFFGMKETFGFAPSWLLWLRYSTFMVLYPTGISSEVGLIYIALPYMKATEKYCLRMPNKWNFSFDFSYASILSLAVYVPGSPHMFTYMLAQRKKALAKAKAA; this is encoded by the exons ATGACGGGCGTCGGgtcggcggtgcggcggctctACCTCTCCGTCTACAACTGGGCCGTCTTCTTCGGATG GGCGCAGGTGCTGTACTACGCGGTCACGACGCTGCTGGAGAGCGGCCATGAGGCCGTCTacgccgccgtcgagcggcCGCTGCAGTTCGCGCAGACCGCCGCCTTCTTGGAG ATTCTTCATGGGCTTGTAG GTTTGGTGAGGTCTCCAGTCTCTGCAACTCTTCCACAAATTGGATCAAGGTTGTTTCTTACCTGGGGCATCCTGTGGAGCTTTCCAGAG ACACATTCACATATCCTTGTTACTTCCTTGGTCATAAGCTGGTCCATCACTGAG ATCATTAGATATTCCTTCTTTGGCATGAAGGAGACATTCGGATTTGCCCCTTCCTGGCTCTTATGGCTGAG GTATAGCACCTTTATGGTATTGTATCCTACTGGTATCAGCAGTGAGGTCGGTTTAATCTACATTGCCTTGCCTTACATGAAG GCAACAGAGAAATATTGCCTTAGGATGCCCAACAAATGGAACTTCTCCTTTGATTTCTCCTATGCATCCATTCTTTCTCTCGCCGTCTACGTGCCCG GATCGCCTCACATGTTCACCTACATGCTTGCCCAACGGAAGAAGGCATTGGCAAAGGCTAAGGCTGCATAA
- the LOC107277374 gene encoding very-long-chain (3R)-3-hydroxyacyl-CoA dehydratase PASTICCINO 2A-like yields the protein MTLKPNPSPRRLPPPSRSSAMAADGSVLRRLYFSVYNWVVFIGWAQVSLSMILALLDDGHEAVYAAIERHLLFAQTAAIMEILHSILGLVRSPVSSTLPQITGRLFITWGILWSFPETHSHILVTPLIISWSITEVIRYSFFGIKESFGFTPSWLLWLRYSTFIVCYPVGMVSEVGLIYIAFPFMKASEKYCIGMPNKWNFSFDYFYFSTFLMALYVPVFPYLLRHMVAQRKKALSKAKTT from the exons ATGACGTTAAAGCCAAACCCATCTCCTCgacgtcttcctcctccatctcgCAGCTCTGCAATGGCAGCGGATGGTTCAGTGCTCCGGAGGCTCTACTTCTCTGTCTACAACTGGGTTGTCTTCATCGGATG GGCTCAGGTGTCATTGTCCATGATCTTGGCGTTGTTGGATGACGGGCATGAGGCCGTCTATGCTGCTATCGAGCGGCATCTGCTGTTTGCACAGACTGCTGCCATCATGGAG ATTCTTCATTCCATTCTAG GATTGGTGAGGTCTCCAGTGTCTTCTACTCTTCCACAAATTACTGGAAGGTTGTTCATTACCTGGGGCATCTTGTGGAGCTTTCCTGAG ACGCATTCTCATATTCTTGTTACCCCCTTGATCATAAGCTGGTCCATCACCGAG GTCATCAGATATTCCTTCTTTGGCATAAAGGAATCATTTGGATTTACACCTTCCTGGCTCTTATGGCTTAG GTACAGCACCTTTATAGTATGCTATCCTGTTGGTATGGTTAGTGAGGTTGGCCTAATCTATATTGCCTTCCCTTTCATGAAG GCATCTGAGAAATACTGCATTGGGATGCCCAACAAATGGAATTTCTCCTTCGACTACTTCTATTTCTCTACTTTTTTGATGGCTTTGTACGTTCCAG TATTTCCATACTTGTTGCGCCATATGGTTGCCCAGCGGAAGAAAGCCTTGTCAAAGGCAAAAACCACATAA